The region gatggcggtcagataagtacgatttgaaccatgctaaggcacttccactaatgccaacaaagttttgtagtctattcaaaagaatgttgtggtcgatagtgttgagcatggcgctaagatccagtagaactaataaagagatacaaccacgatcagatgatagaagcaggtcatttgtaactctaatgagagcagtctcagtactatgatacgatctaaatcctgactggaattcctcacagatatcatttttctctaggaaggaatataattgtgaggatactaccttttctagtatctttgacagaaaagggagatttgagatcggtctgtaattaactagatctttggggtcaggttgtgtttttttaatgagaggcttaataacagccaatttgaaggttttggggacatatcctaatgacaatgatgaattaataatagccaaaagaggatctatgacttctggaagcagctcttttagtagtttagatgggatagggtctaacatacatgtatgtatgttctcctacagtagagaatgaattgAATTGTTCCTCAGAGGATCTATAGTgtactatctgatgcgatactgtagctgacggctgcaaggatacaattttatctctgatagtatcgatcttggaagtgaagtagttgtgaagtcattactgctatgctcttgggaaatgccaacacctgttgatgctttatttttcgttaattcagtcactgtattgaataaataccgagggttatgtttgttttcttctagaagagacgaaaagtaatcagatctagcagtttttaatgcttttctgtaggatagggtactttcccgccaagctaaacgaaatacctctaatttagttttcctccagctgcgctccattttccgggctgctctctttagggcgcgagtgtactcattataccacggtgttgtaTTCTTATCCTTAATATtgcttaagcgtaaaggagcaaccgcatctaaactgctagaaaagagagagtccacaGTTTCAGTTaaatcatcaagttgttctgagctattggatatgctgaggaactgagataagtcaggaagattatttataaagcagtcttttgtggtagaggtaatggttctaccatatttgtaacaaggagttggctttacagctttagctatatggaatatacaggagactagataatgatctgagatatcatcgctctgctgccaaatttcaatgccactgacatcaattccatgtgacagtattaaatctagagtatgatttcgacaatgagtaggtcctgacacatgttgtttaacaccaatagagtttagaatgtctataaatgctgatcccaacgaatctttttcattatcaacatggatattaaaatcaccaacgattaggactttatctgcagtcagcactaactccgaaagaagatcagaaaattctttaataaagtctgtatggtgccctggtggcctgtatacagtagccagtacaaacatcacaggggatttatcattaatacttgtttctttggataacgttatataaagcaccattacttcgaacgaattatacttgaaacccgacctctgagagatactgaaaatattgttataaattgtaccaacacctccccctttaccttttggacgcggttcatttttgtaactgcaatcttggggtgtagactcgtttaaagtaatgtaatcatctggttttagccaggtttctgtcaaacaaagcacatctagtttatggtcagtgaacatataatttacaaaaagtgcttttgaagaaagggatctaatattcaataagccaagctttatcatgtgtttatctgtattatatcgtttttttatttgttgaacatcaattaaattgttactattactttggtttggatgttttctgtattttctagttcggggaacagacacagtctctatagtgtgatatctaggtgaaaaagtttctatgtgctaagagttaactgacttctgtgacgtgaggcggctagcagacgatcggtttggccagtctgtctgcttcctgacctgggccctaGTTAGTCAGATACGAattctaagactatgtgccatatttctagagagaagagcggcaccaccccaggagggatgaacaccatctcttttcaacaggtcaggtatgccccaaaaattcttccaattgtctataaagcctatgttattttgcgggcaccacttcgacatccagccattaagtgacgacagtctgctatgaatctcatcgccacggtaagcagggagcggaccagagcatattacagtgtctgacatcgtacttgcaagttcacacacctctttaacattatttttagtgatctccgactggcgaagtcgaacatcattagcgccgacgtggataacaatcttactgaattcacgtttagcattagtcagcacttttaaatttgccaagatgtcaggcgctctggctcctggtaaacaatggactatagtggctggtgtctctagttattggcgattctattgtacggaacgtgaaaatagagcactttcatcaggtttctcagtgggtgcttcactgagtggggagaacctgtttgttgttttgatcggaacggaagagtggtgttttgacccgcgactacgCCGCCTCatagtcacccagttgccctgctgcacgtgCTCAACCGAAacagaacaatgtacaggactccctgagctagtcgcatccaaagcagtatctacagccctcacattcttactatcctcaactaaagtttggatgcgtgtctctagttctaaaaccttctctgtcagcctaactatttctctacatttatcacatgtgaatccctcactgctgacagagacagataaactatacatgtggcaaacagtgcaaacaacaatagcaggagaagaagccattactcaccgtgattaatgaatgataccaacttaacttaccacttaccactgttgtttgatgagctcgtgaaaaacggagcgaggaaaaaaaagaatataataaTAGGCGCAAATAGAAATGTAAATGGAACCGCCAGTGACAAGCTAAcaggctaacaagctgcacttgCGGTTTTAAAAGCggacgatcaaattagttagattagtttgaaagataacaccagaaataattaagttatatattatcactttagacaaaagggagcagcacaacagactgaagcaaaaGAGTGTAGTCTCAATATAAGTATAAGTAtctcaaaggtttttttttcctccttatAATCTAAAAGCACTTGTTTTATGCAGTCAATGCGTCATGCGATGATTGGCGTGCGTGTCTTCCCGCCCCttctcatttgaaaaaaaaaaaaaaaaaaccaagagCAACCGTTTGCTACTCGCCACTTGAACACGGTCGGGCACCTCCGTGTCAGTGGATAAACTCTCTTATCAAGGTAACATATttagatttcattttatattagccAAATTACTGCTGCTTTTATATAATtggatattttttaaaacatttgaaaattcaGTAATGGCAGAGTCGACACTAATGAAACTTACGAAGACTGTCACGATTGATCTATCGTAGCTAAAcagttatataaaaattaaaatgttggcAGTTAACCAGCAAACTTTCAGTACATTACAATACAATCACGGGGCAGAAGCTGAAAACAAGTTTATGCTCGAATGTTTCTGTGTGTAACGCAATCGCCCATATAACGTTTCCACTTcaataaaaagcttttaaagTGAGTGCATACAGGCACGTCTGCTTCATAATAGATTAAAAATGCTATCTTTGTTCGCAAACATGTCGGATGTGTAAGTCAGACAGCTATTTGGTCTCTGAACGGGGCTTGAGAGAGAGTTGATAGTGAGGGCACTGGCGCAGCCTCCGCTTGCCAGATCCAGCTATTATAAGCGTCTTTGTGGGGAGAATAAAACTAATAGGTTACAGaatgaaatatgcaaacactGGTCATGAAGATTGCTATGCATTGTTTGATAGTTAACCTTTTACAAAAATCATgctaaaacattcataagagcaAGACAAAGTTCTTATTATCATACATATAGCAAAACTTATTAAGCTATTACAGTAATAAGCATTGTTGCTTGAATGATACATAAATTTATCCACACCTAACATGTAGAAAAGTATGAACAAATTGTTGATACTTGTTTTCAGACAACACAAGAGAGTGGAATGAGTTGCATTGTAGGCGTTATTAGGTTTTAGGTGTTACCAAACATCTCCCCATGCGATGGCATGGCACCATGATGGATTTATTGTGAAGATGAAAGCTCACAAGAGTGTGGTAAGTTAACTttaattttcaacttttttatctctttatacgttttattttgatgatgtttgcaagatataaagctatattaatttttataagaATATGTGAGCAAAGGCTCAGTTTCTGAGTCAAGCTGTGCTAACTGGCCTTTTCCTCCCACAGCATGGCTGTCAGACCAGGGGGAGACTCGTCGTGAAGTCCTAAGAGCATGTTAAATTTGTAGGTATACGTTAAAATACATGTATACAGTTTTCTTCAGCATCATGGacgtattattgtaattttattttctcacttTCCTAGTAAACTAGTATTTTCCTCCCGCAGCGGCACTAGCAGCCCAATGGGGAGACTCGTGAAGACGACAAGTTGTACGAGTGCGTTAAATAGGTAAGTAGGTGAACTTTAAAACACTTGCAGTGGTCTCATTTGTTTTATCAATTAAGCCATGCTAACTAGCATTTCTCTCCCGCAGTGGTGCTGGCTGACCAGCTGGACCATCGTGAGGCAGGCGGGAAGAGTCGTTGCCATAAAGAAgaccattttaaatgttttgagatGATATGTGTTCTCTGATTATTGTTGTATAGTCTTAATAATTAAGTACATTAAGtcttcaaacttttatttttatatttacaccaTTTATTTTCCACTGGCACAATGTGTTATCTGTGATTTTACTTGTAGGCTATATGTATGTTCACTGATGAAATCTGGTTAATATGCTGGCAATTCTGTGTTATTGAAGTTCAGCTGTGAAATATAAAAGATGATTTGTGAATAAAGCTGTTGGTGTGAAGCAATAACTTGTGTCAttgaatatataacaaaaaataaaaaataatagtacACTTAAAGCTACTGTACTTAGTTTCACAGTAATTTTACTGTGGTATGAAATACTGCAACTACTGGATAattgttgccagtaagttactgttaATTTGACAATAAACATTTTACGGTTATACACTCTTTTGAAATCAAACTGCGTTGCTGTGTAGGCTGTCTTGCAACAAAAATAGCTCCTAGAACATAATTACATTTCTAAACTGAACAGCGTCACTTTTAACTTGTTCATATTACCTTTAGTAGcataactatccctttaagtgacaGTTTTGTCACTTAGGCAGAAATATGAAGTACTGGCACGGCTTAATTATAACCATGCATGctttttaatacttttgtgaatgtttcagtagtattttaaaaataattgccttttctgtttttctttctttactgTCTTTTTAGGTATGAAGCTGAGAAGTCTGCACAGGCCCATTTCATCCTGTTCTGCTCAAGTACTTTTATCCAGTTTTTATCCTGTTTTAcccaataaaaaaatgtttttttttttagagattcTGAGTTGAAGTCATTTTCTTAACAGTtgaaatggtaacactttagaataatggtccgttgttaacaagtaactatgcaggaagtaataggtagtactacattaacactcaacttaatactattaactaatagagaagtaagattaactaagcagtaagtaacaattttaggacaaaggtagttccttattagatatgtgataattattaaataaaaatctcatcACTGAGAACTACTTGcgaactatgaccaattaataaagaataaccaattaattactaatcacaacagtaacgtcttaaaagtgagcaattgggttctttgtggaaactaatttatgaatatgatatcccccaaataagtcggctacagtttgaaattatgacttctactcttaccaaaggatggatgttctccgtttatttcaatcaaaaacagaataataataaaaacgataattcacttaaaatttttaataattaggaAGTGATGCTGACAAGCTCATGATTGAATTAGTTCACAATTATGAACTCTGTTTTATGTCATTTCAATATGTATCCCACTCCACATGATCTACTGGTAAAATATCACTAGTGcttcacacaaatgtatgactCAGGTGTCagatataaaacattacataacttattaatttatgtgtgagtAATTACTGAGGGGTTAACgtgttttcactttaaaataatggtccagatcactagtagttccttaGTAGCACCTTAGCTTTAAAGTGAAAATACATTAGCCCCTCTCAAACGTTACCTTGTCAGCCTgcaggaactactagtgatctggaccattattttaaagtgaaaacacCTTAACCACTCAGTAATTACTAAGTAatttaataagttatttaacactttattttgatggtcccttttgaacattatgctgacactaagtaatgttgcaactacatgataacaaactctcataagagtattagtagactgtctgcatATCTAccaactccttattgtgttggtctcccaacagataataactttgcaagaatgtgtcaacttaatctaaccctaaccctactagtcaactaatacactactaacactctaatgagagtcagtagaaatgtaggtgcaacattacttatagtcaatagaatgtgttaaagggaccatcaaaataaagtgaaaccaaaatgtttaaatctgacacatagtgtacattcatacatttgtgtgaTGCACTAGTGATATTTTAGCAGGCACTGTAATCTGGAATATGCTGTTTTGTGCTtaacacaatataaatgcaGTCGATGCCTTCATTAAGGATGTAAATTGCTTTTATCAAGAGaacatcattatttatattcaagaaAAGTCCTCCCCAGCCTACTGTCACTAAAGGTAGGTCTTTTTGAGTCGGAGGCATACTGAACTGACACAAACTAGAGCTCATAATTGTTAACTAATTCAATCACttcctaattattaaaattttttaattatttttattattattctgtttttgattgaaataaacggagaacatccatcctttggtaagagtagaagtcacaatttcaaactgtagccaaattatttgggggatatcatattcatgaattagtttccacaaataaccaattgttcacttttaagacgttactgttgtgattaggaattaattggttattctttattaattggtcatagttcacaagtagttctcaatgaggagatttttatttaataattatcacatatctaataaggaactacctttCTCCTAAATTTGCTActacttactgcttagttaatcttacttctctattagttaatagtattaagttaagtgttaatgtagtactacctattacttcctgcatagttacttgttaacaacggaccattattctaaagtgttaccgaaatattttaacatgtaatttaaaatgtattgagcaCCACGTAAAATCAACTGATATTAGGtcaaaaaacattgtaaattagAGTTTTATTGCATATTAGCACATTAATTTTATCCAGaggaattaataaatataaatggggCTCAGTTCTGACCCACTGTGGTCCCACAAAAACCCCATATATGGGCTTTTTGTGGATTCAGCGTGGTCACCCCATAAGGGTTCTGTATGTGGCCCATCTTGGCCCCAATTAATAGAACCCATGTGGGCCCATATAATGAAAATCTACATGGGCCCCACTTGGAGCCCACTATGGACCCATCATGTGCCCCTATGGGCTAATACACATGGGGCCTAAGTGGAGCCGATGGACAAAATTGTATGGGTCCCATTTGGGTTGCCCATGCGGGGCCCAAGTGACAGCCCATCAAAAACCCACATGGGGCCCATGTggaaatgtgtaaaaataaatgtttgtatcTTTACATGTGATCTCAGACTAGAAATTATTGAGAAAATCCTAATTTGTAGGGCATCCAGTGAGTAAATAACTACTGACCCCATGAGTGAATTAAATCATTCCACTTGATCTTCAGACAGATTATCAGGCGTAGACGCTGCATTTATCAACCCCAATTAATTTAATCCTGATGGCAAGAGCAAAACAAACACTGAACTCCTAAATTAATTAACTTATTCTCTCAAACTGAATAATGCTCCTAAAGCCTCTAGCAAGAATGGAAAGTAGATATAGAAATAAACCAGTGAATAGAATCACATTAAGAAATTCATTTATTGCATTACAATTAAAAGGAGAACAATATTTTATGCATATTGTGGAAGTTCAAAACCTAAATTAGGAAGGTTTTTGTAAAAAAAGCTTTaggtaaacaaaaattaagtgAGCTAATTCTTTTTGACTATAATAAGATAAGACTTATTATATAGAAGGGATGAAGAGACTTTTTGGTTGTTTTCAGGATCCAGATGGCCCTGACATTTACATGAGGAAAAATGACCCGTAAGTCGAAGCTTTTGTTATGGACAGTTATATGAATTTTATTTGGTATAAGAATCTCTCAAGACACCAAAAAGGACTCGTGT is a window of Onychostoma macrolepis isolate SWU-2019 chromosome 21, ASM1243209v1, whole genome shotgun sequence DNA encoding:
- the LOC131528227 gene encoding LOW QUALITY PROTEIN: uncharacterized protein LOC131528227 (The sequence of the model RefSeq protein was modified relative to this genomic sequence to represent the inferred CDS: substituted 2 bases at 2 genomic stop codons), with amino-acid sequence MASSPAIVVCTVCHMYSLSVSVSSEGFTCDKCREIVRLTEKVLELETRIQTLVEDSKNVRAVDTALDATSSGSPVHCSVSVEHVQQGNWVTMRRRSRGSKHHSSVPIKTTNRFSPLSEAPTEKPDESALFSRSVQXNRQXLETPATIVHCLPGARAPDILANLKVLTNAKREFSKIVIHVGANDVRLRQSEITKNNVKEVCELASTMSDTVICSGPLPAYRGDEIHSRLSSLNGWMSKWCPQNNIGFIDNWKNFWGIPDLLKRDGVHPSWGGAALLSRNMAHSLRIRI